From the Cytophagia bacterium CHB2 genome, the window TTCCGGCTTGTTCGGCTTAGGAATTCTGACAACAACCCCAGGTTGCCAAAAAGGAGTTGTTGAAAATTGATTCCAGTAATTGCTTGCTTATTTGAGGGAAGATTGTAAACTACGCAATACAAAATTCGTGCTGTTTCACAAAATTATTAATCATTACGTAACTATTCGAATCATGGGCCACTTTCTCAACGATTTGCGCGTTGATTATGCTCAGCGGCAACTTCACGAAAATGAAGCCGCGGCTGTTCCCTTTCACCAATTTCAAAAATGGTTTGATGAAGCGCTGGCGGCCGAGCCGAATCATGCGAATGCGATGACGCTGGCAACGTGTACGCGGGAGGGCAAGCCCTCGGCGCGTGTTGTGTTGCTCAAGAGCTGGGATCAACGCGGCTTCGTTTTTTATACGAATTACAACAGCCGCAAAGCAAGCGAGCTGTTGGAGAATCCCCGGGCCAGTTTGGTGTTTTGGTGGCAGGGGTTGGAGCGTCAGGTCCGCATCGAAGGCCGTGTCGAAAAAACGGCGGAAGAGGAGGCGGATGACTATTTTCAAACCCGGCCGCGCGAGAGCCAGATTGGGGCATGGGCTTCGGCGCAGAGCGAGGTTATTCCGGATCGCAGCACGCTGGAACAGCGTTTTCAGGAAATCGCGCGTGCTTATGAGAATCAACCGATTCCTCGCCCGGCGCATTGGGGCGGTTTTCGATTGACGCCGGAGAGCATTGAGTTTTGGCAGGGCCGTCCCAATCGCATGCACGATCGTTTGCGCTATCGCCGGCTGGGAAGCGCGTGGGTTGTCGAGCGGTTGTCACCCTAACACCAAATTCTTTCAGTTGAAACGGATTTACGCCTGCGGCATGAAGCGGGCTTGAGACAAATGGATTGTTTTGAAAAGAAATTCGCGACGTGTTGATCGGAGAAATGAAATGGTAAAGAAGAAGGCAGAGGTCAAATGGGTTGATGGTTTACGATTTGTGGGAAAAGCCTATTCCAATCATCCGGTGGTGATGGATGCGGCGATCGAAGCCGGCGGCGGTGATGCCGGCTTGCGCCCCGGCGAGATGGTGCTGATGGCGCTTGCCGGCTGCACCGGCATGGATGTTGTCTCGTTGCTCAAGAAAATGCGAGTTGATTTCGACAGCTTCGAAATCGGCATAGAAGCAGAGGTAGCGGAAAACTATCCCAAAAAATTTACCAAGATCATTGTGGAATATCGCGTAGCCGGCCGCGATATTCCCGAAGACAAATTGCAACGCGCTATCAATCTCTCACGAGAGACGTATTGCTCGGTCAGCGCGCAATTGCGGCCCGGCGCGGAGATTGAATATCGTTACAAGATACTGCCGATGGAGAAGGCGGCCTAGTATGCTGTTACCTTCAAAAATTTATCCACCCTTGGTTTGTCATCCAGGAGGATCTTGTGAAGTTGTAAGCATGGTGCCGAGTATTTCACAAGATTCCCTCTGGATGGCATCGTCATTCAAATTGACTCAACAGCAAAAATGATCCACCGGTTGTGCCCAGAAACTTAATCCCTGGTTGCGCTGGTTACGATCGCCGTGGCGCGATCCACCTCCTCCGCAAAGCCCGCAATAACCTTCGCTACAATCTCGATTTGTTCGCTGGCTTCCTTCCAATCGCGCTGTTCGATAGCTTCGCGCACCGCCGGCAGTGTTTTCACGCCATAGCCGGTGTAGAATCCCGGCGCATAGATTTGATGCACGAACCACGGTCGTCGCGGCAAGCCTTCGCGGCGTGTGAGGCTGCGCTCCATTTTCATCAAAATGGCGTTTAGAGATTTTGGGGAAGCTTGTGGCATCGGCTTGTTCGCCGCTTTGAAATCATTCATGGCGCGTTCGTATGCAGAACTGCTGTGCCGCAATTGTGCCACGGCATTTTGCAGCGGCGCAAAGTTGAGATAGGGCACTTCGCTCTGCAGCGCGGGCGCAACAAACGGCTTGGTGGGATCGGCCACGCTTTCCAGCGTTTTCTCACGGATGCGCCGGTTCTTTTCCTCGGTTTCATCGCGCAGATCATCCGCGAGCTTTGTCACTTCCTTGGCATATTTTGCCACGGTTTCGGCAAAATTGGAAAACGTGAACGGCAAAATTTCTGCATTCGCGAGACGCAACACGGCGCGCCCGGCCGTTTGCGCCAGCGCAATGCCATAATCGAAATTCGG encodes:
- the pdxH gene encoding pyridoxamine 5'-phosphate oxidase; this translates as MGHFLNDLRVDYAQRQLHENEAAAVPFHQFQKWFDEALAAEPNHANAMTLATCTREGKPSARVVLLKSWDQRGFVFYTNYNSRKASELLENPRASLVFWWQGLERQVRIEGRVEKTAEEEADDYFQTRPRESQIGAWASAQSEVIPDRSTLEQRFQEIARAYENQPIPRPAHWGGFRLTPESIEFWQGRPNRMHDRLRYRRLGSAWVVERLSP
- a CDS encoding OsmC family protein, yielding MVKKKAEVKWVDGLRFVGKAYSNHPVVMDAAIEAGGGDAGLRPGEMVLMALAGCTGMDVVSLLKKMRVDFDSFEIGIEAEVAENYPKKFTKIIVEYRVAGRDIPEDKLQRAINLSRETYCSVSAQLRPGAEIEYRYKILPMEKAA